GCCGACCCGCAGCGCGGTGGTGCCCAAGCTCGTCGGGGATGAGCTGTTGCCGGCGGCCAACTCGCTCAACATGACCGTCATGCAGGCCGGTGCGATCGGCGGACCCCTCGTGGCCGGCGCGCTGATCCCGGTGCTGGGCTTCGAGTGGCTCTATCTCATCGACACCCTCACCCTCTTCGCCACGTTGTCCGCTGTGGTGCGGCTGCCGGCGCTGCCCGTCGAGGGCGCGGTGGCCGGGGTGCCGGGCATTCGCTCGGTGATCGAGGGGCTGGGCTACCTGCGCGGCCAGCCGGTGCTGCTGATGTCGTTCCTGGTCGACATCATCGCGATGGTCTTCGGCATGCCGCGCGCGCTCTTCCCCGAGGTGGCGCACGAGAGCTTCGCCGGGCCGGAGGAGGGTGGGCTCGCCTTCGCGCTGCTCTTCGCCGCGATCCCTGCCGGTGCCGTGATCGGCGGGATCCTCTCGGGCTGGGTCTCGCGGGTCTCTGCGCAGGGCAAGGCGGTCGTCGTCGCCATCATCGTGTGGGGTCTGGCGATGGCCGGATTCGGACTTGCCGTCGGGTTCGCCGACGTGTCACCGCGCGCGATGCTCGTGATCGCGTTGCTCATGCTGGTCATCGGTGGCGCCGCCGACATGGCCAGCGCCGCGTTCCGCACGAGCATGCTGCAGACCGTCGCGACCGACGCCGTGCGCGGTCGGTTGCAGGGCATCTTCATCGTCGTGGTCGCCGGAGGTCCGCGGATCGCCGACGTCGCCCACGGCGCGACCGCCGCAGTCGTCGGGACCGCGGCCGCCGCCGCCGGCGGTGGCGTGCTGGTCGTCGTACTCACCGTGGTCGCGTCGATCGCCGTGCCGACGTTCGTGCGCTACCGGGTCATGCTGCGCTCATCGGTGGTCGAGTAGGCGCGAGGACGAGCGCCGTATCGAGACCCGAGGCGGCCGTGCCCTTGGCTTCGAGGCTCGCTGCGCTCGGACCTCAACCAGCGGGAAGCCAGCGCATCGAGGCGCCGTGACCGTGCGTCCACGCCACGGCCTGCCCGTCGAGCCCGAGCACGAACGACGCCAGGTCGGCCGGCAGCTCCGGGCCGGTCTCGGTGACCACCGGGTGCACGCGTCTGCCCTCGTTGCTCACCCAGTGGCACCGACCGTCGGCGACCAGCCCCGCCATCATGGTCTCGAAGCGACGCCGGCCCTGCTCGTCGACGTACGCCAGCACCGCGCTGTGGAACACCACCACCTCGCCGTACGACGACGTCTCGTCCACCAGCGCCGGCAGGTCCTCGAGCAGGTCACCCTGGACCAGCTGCGGCGGATCGGCGGCGGCGATCTCGATGGCCTGCTGGAGACGGGCGCGCCGGTCGTCCTGCTCGGGCCAGACGAGGTTGGCCAGCCACGCCATCTGGTCGGCGTCGGTGACCGACAGCGGGTGCAGGTCGAGCCCGCCACGCCACGACACTTCGGGCAGGGCGTCGGGCACGGGCATCGGTCCCCTCACCTCGCACCGCAGCTCCGGACCCGGGCCGGCCAGCGCCCCCACCGGCGGCCACGCATAGGACCAGCGATCGGGATAGAGGCACAGCCCCGCCGACGCACCTACTTCCAGGAGTGCCAGCGGCCGACCGGCCGCCGCCTGCACGAAAGCCGGCAGCAAGGTGGCCAGTCGCCCGACCTCGTTGGTCTGGGTGGCGCGCGCCATGATCGTGGCCCGAATCGATCCGTCGTCGGTCAGCAGCGCCTCGCGCAAGCCGGCGTACGGGCCTGGAGCGGGTACGCCGTGCCACCGGGCCGCCGCGAACACCAGGTTCGGCTGCTGCTTGATGCCCGGCAGGGTCGCCACCCAC
This is a stretch of genomic DNA from Nocardioides sp. InS609-2. It encodes these proteins:
- a CDS encoding DUF2332 domain-containing protein; translated protein: MELFADVTTQYADFATSAADSPCFEAWSLAVVDDPQVQEWVATLPGIKQQPNLVFAAARWHGVPAPGPYAGLREALLTDDGSIRATIMARATQTNEVGRLATLLPAFVQAAAGRPLALLEVGASAGLCLYPDRWSYAWPPVGALAGPGPELRCEVRGPMPVPDALPEVSWRGGLDLHPLSVTDADQMAWLANLVWPEQDDRRARLQQAIEIAAADPPQLVQGDLLEDLPALVDETSSYGEVVVFHSAVLAYVDEQGRRRFETMMAGLVADGRCHWVSNEGRRVHPVVTETGPELPADLASFVLGLDGQAVAWTHGHGASMRWLPAG
- a CDS encoding MFS transporter, with the protein product MHIRGLVADTRPLKNPHFRRLWSANIITVIGAQLTVVAVPAQIYADTGSSAYVGLTGVFGLVPLVVFGLYGGALADVFDRRTLLVVTTLGLIVTSGLFWLQAALGMDNVWALLCLFSVQQAFFAVNQPTRSAVVPKLVGDELLPAANSLNMTVMQAGAIGGPLVAGALIPVLGFEWLYLIDTLTLFATLSAVVRLPALPVEGAVAGVPGIRSVIEGLGYLRGQPVLLMSFLVDIIAMVFGMPRALFPEVAHESFAGPEEGGLAFALLFAAIPAGAVIGGILSGWVSRVSAQGKAVVVAIIVWGLAMAGFGLAVGFADVSPRAMLVIALLMLVIGGAADMASAAFRTSMLQTVATDAVRGRLQGIFIVVVAGGPRIADVAHGATAAVVGTAAAAAGGGVLVVVLTVVASIAVPTFVRYRVMLRSSVVE